From Passer domesticus isolate bPasDom1 chromosome 5, bPasDom1.hap1, whole genome shotgun sequence, the proteins below share one genomic window:
- the LOC135301441 gene encoding inositol 1,4,5-trisphosphate receptor-interacting protein-like 1 translates to MGAATQGPSKVTLALYCLGKRVVQYPQPVGDGLDKATRLRMEVRAKLQEEERIRLEREVEQLALKQGSLRRQEHEEGSDDVYEEEVENVDANEEGVGNEEEGDNDVDGEENNNDDGNAQEADNAAANEEGAAANEEGAAANEVGNEAANAANINDVGNEAEEYRDRADNFGRIIMERIQWPEQDLEKGCAWTTTLMKHFAYYFRRVLSDSFYPVLHGAIGVGSAFEGWSPREQDVVYQVLIPMTPPRGHSFHLELGTAGQRRLRNFHIRVQQECTCTREQQDDNTLCFLHHPEEELRGCQDPSLLDTLCTGCYLDVQKTARWFYQLVKAIWPALPQSHQWHLVLLPSRRSCRFKVTNGTESYQIEMLFGVRQGNSDVFASSQPRQAHTSSTIWPESYAVAEMKFFRYIARRAPPDSLHLKCLQFFTRLQLGLGFSTYTMKTIVMHILSVLPVSQWRRRHFVRRLMDISESLRTCVEVRRLNHFIVGNQRLPEGIHLPPEVLMAGSCNLFHDLVMDPVAHSQAMSQYVDLHQWFKRILKNEQ, encoded by the exons ATGGGGGCAGCTACACAAGGCCCCAGCAAGGTAACGCTGGCCCTGTATTGCTTGGGCAAGCG TGTAGTCCAGTACCCACAGCCCGTGGGTGATGGCTTGGACAAGGCGACACGTCTGCGAATGGAGGTGCGTGCCAAGctccaggaagaggagaggattcGTCTGGAGCGGGAGGTGGAGCagctggccctgaagcagg ggagcctgaggagacaggagcatgaagaaggaagtgatgatgtatatgaagaggaagtggaaaatgtggatGCAAACGAAGAAGGTGTCGGAAACGAAGAAGAAGGAGACAACGAcgtggatggggaggaaaacaacaatgatgatggcaatgcacaggaagccgacaatgctgctgcaaatgaagaaggtgctgctgcaaatgaagaaggtgctgctgcaaatgaagttggcaatgaggctgcaaatgcagcaaacaTCAATGATGTTGGAAATGAAGCGGAAGAATACCGTGATCGTGCCGATAACTTTGGAAGAATCATAATGGAGCGCATACAGTGGcctgagcaggacctggaaaaaGGATGCGCGTGGACAACAACCTTGATGAAGCATTTTGCATATTACTTTCGACGGGTCTTGTCCGACAGTTTCTATCCAGTGCTGCATGGAGCtatcggggtgggcagtgccttcgAAGGTTGGAGTCCCCGTGAGCAGGATGTTGTGTACCAGGTGCTCATACCCATGACACCTCCCCGAGGACACAGCTTCCAcctagagctgggcactgcagggcagaggcgCTTGAGGAACTTCCACATCCGCGTGCAGCAGGAGTGCACCTgcacgagggagcagcaggatgacaacacgctatgcttcctgcaccaccctgaggaggagctgagggggtgtcaggatcccagcctcctcGATACCCTGTGCACGGGCTGCTACCTGgatgtgcagaaaactgctcGCTGGTTCTACCAGCTGGTGAAAGCAATCTGGCCGGCTTTGCCTCAGTCACACCAATGGCATttagtgctgctgccctccagacGCTCCTGCCGGTTCAAGGTGACCAATGGCACAGAAAGCTACCAGATTGAGATGCTGTTTGGGGTGCGGCAAGGCAACTCAGATGTCTTTGCAAGCAGTCAGCCTAGGCAAGCCCACACCTCAAGCACAATCTGGCCGGAGAGCTACGCCGTGGCCGAGATGAAGTTCTTCAGGTACATCGCCAGGCGGGCTCCCCCTGACAGCTTGCACCTGAAATGCCTGCAATTCTTCACTCGTCTTCAGCTGGGCTTAGGCTTCTCCACctacaccatgaagaccatCGTCATGCACATCCTGAGCGTCTTACCCGTGTCACAGTGGCGCAGGAGACATTTTGTGAGGCGGCTGATGGATATCAGCGAGAGTCTGCGCACGTGTGTGGAAGTGAGACGCCTCAATCACTTCATTGTGGGCAACCAGAGGCTTCCTGAGGGGATCCATTTGCCCCCAGAGGTCCTAATGGCCGGGTCGTgcaatctcttccatgacctggTGATGGATCCGGTTGCCCACTCCCAGGCCATGAGCCAGTACGTGGATCTGCACCAGTGGTTCAAACGGATCCTTAAAAATGAACagtga